In Chryseobacterium sp., the genomic window TTTAGAAACTTCAGTGTCATCGGTGAAATCTATCCAGCCAAAGCGTACTTTTTTGATATCTAGCTCTTTTTCCTCCTTATGATTTATAATTACTGCAATTCTTCCCACTACCTTACTGTCTTTTATGGCCAGAAACTGCTTGGATTCGGAATAATGGAATGCCGGATTTTCTTTTGCATCCCATATTTTCATTTCGTCTTTAATAAAAGATGGAACATAGTACGGATTGTTTTTGTACAGATCCATCGGGAATTTTACGAATTGTTTGAGCTGACCGGCTGTTTTTACTTCAATAATTGAAACCTTAGACATAACTTTTGATGGTAATTTAAGGACAAATATAAATAATAATATTGTATACTTTGGCACAGTTTTTATATGATTATGGATAAAAATTAAACACAAAATCTATATAAAATGACGGGTTATTATATCATTATTGGTATTTCAATGCTGGTGAGCTGGTGGGTTTCGTCCAGGTTGAAATCGAAATTTGAATATTATTCCAATGTCCATCTCCGAAATGGCCTTTCGGGGAAAGAAGTAGCGGAAAAGATGTTGAGAGATAACGGGATTAATGATGTTCAGGTAATATCAGTTCCCGGGCAGTTGACGGACCACTATAATCCGGCAGATAAGACTGTAAACCTTTCCGAAGGAGTTTACATGCAGAGAAATGCAGCGGCAGCTGCAGTGGCGGCTCACGAATGCGGGCACGCTGTACAACATGCGGTAGGATATTCAATGCTGAATTTACGCTCAAAACTGGTTCCGATTGTCAACATAAGTTCCAATCTGATGCAGTTTGTTCTTATAGCGGGGATCGCCATCATGGCAGCATCACGGACCATTGAAAACCCCAATGGCAATACTACGGTACTGGCTGTTGGAGTGGCTATGTTTGCGATGACCACACTCTTTGCTTTTGTAACCTTACCGGTAGAATATGATGCCAGCAACAGGGCGATGAAATGGCTTAAAGATACAGGAGCTGTAACTGCCGAAGAATTTGTCGGAGTACAGGATAGTCTGAAATGGGCGGCAAGAACATATGTGGTCGCCGCAATAGGATCTTTGGCCCAGCTTTTATACTGGGGTTCTCTGCTTCTTGGCGGAAGAAGGGATTAATCTTTAAATTCAAATGAAACATATTGCATCTCGGATAATTTTTCCGAGATGTTTTCTTTTTGGACCAATTTTAATGAGGCGGTAAGGATACAGTTTTCGTTGGCATCAAAATTTAAAACTTTAGCATCAAATTTTGAAAGCAGCGTGAAAATAGTATTCTGCTGGTTAAAGTTGAACCGGATCTCAACTTCTGTTTCCAGTTCTTTAGTAATGATGCTGGCTTCTTCTAAAGTGATCTTTGCAGATTCTTTGTACGTTTTTACCAGCCCTGAAACCCCGAGTTTGGTTCCCCCATAATAACGGACTACAATAACCAGTACATTGGTAATTTCATGGGCGAGCAGCTGATTATAGATCGGCAGGCCCGCACTTCCTGAGGGCTCTCCATCGTCATTGGCACGGTAGTTTTCCCCGTTCAGTCCCATTCTGAAGGCATAGCAGTGGTGAGTTGCTTTTGGATGCTCCTCTCTGATCTTTTCCAATGCATTTTTCAGTTCACTTTCATTATTCACAGGATAAGCAAATCCGATGAATTTGCTTCCTTTCTCCTTTATTAAAGTGTTTTCTATAGGTTTTTCTATGGTTTTGTACTCGAACGTCATCCTGATACCGGCTTTGTATCTGCAAAAGTATTAAATGCTTTATAAACTAAGTATGGATTCCATGAAAAATACCGTCATTTTGACGGTATTCTATTTTTTGAGGGTAAAATCCTATTTTAATTTAAAAAAAGAAATTAGGTTATCCCTGAACTGTTCCGTTTTGCCAGCTGGATAATTAAATTGCGGAGCTTTTGTGCCGTTTTCCAGTTTCAGAGTATTATTTTTAATCACAATAGCTTCATCCCAAAGTTTCGCATCAATAAACTGCTGCAGGGTAAAGCGGCCGCCTTCAATAATGATAGATTGGATCTGTTGTTTATACAGGGCTTCCATTAATTCCGGCAGAAAATTTTCTTTTTTTATCCTGATAAACTGAATAGATCCTTCAGTCCCCTCTTTAATGGAATTTAAAACCAATGTTCCCGCTTCATTGTTGTAAATCCTGAAATCAACCGGGACTTTGAGGTCAAAATCAATTAATACTCTTACAGGATTGATTCCTTCAGTATTTCTGACGGTTAAAGCCGGGTTGTCATTGAGTGCGGTTTGAGTTCCTACTAAAATGGCATGCTCATCAGCTCTTAACTGATGGACAAACTGGTTTACCAAAACATTTGAAACCGCAGTAGGTTTGAAATCTTTATCTAAAAAGCCATCAGCGGATTCTGCCCATTTTAGAATAATATAAGGTCTCTTCTTTTCATGATACGTGAAGAATCGTTTATTCAGCTCAAGGCATTCCCCTTCCAGAATACCTGAAACGGCTTCAATCCCGGCATCCTGAATGATTTTTTTCCCTTTTCCGTTGACTTTATCATGGGAATCCATCGCGCCGATAACCACTTTTTTAAAGCCTAATTCTTTAATTTTTAATGCACATGGTGGCGTTTTCCCATAATGGGCACAGGGCTCCAGGGAAACATAGATCGTGGATTCTGGAATTAGCTCTTTATTTTTAACGGAATTGATGGCATTGATCTCAGCATGATTTTCTCCGGCTTTATGATGGTAACCTTCGCCAATGATTTCTCCGTTGTGGACAATTACACTTCCCACCAAAGGATTCGGATAGGTCTTGCCCAATGCTTTTCGGGCCAGTTCAATGCATCTTTTAATGTAGAATTCGTCGTTAGTCATATTCGTTAAAAAGAAAAAGCGAAGACAAATTGCTTTGCTCCGCCTTTATTTATTTTGTTATCAATTAATCTCCGCTGATAATGCTGTGGAGATTCTGTTTTAATGTTTCCAGATGAGCTTTTTTCTCATCAATGGTGTTGTATGTATCTTTTAAAAGAGGATTTTCTCTTGACGGTTTGTTGAAGAAAGAAAGGTTGTTTTCCAGTTTTACGATTTCAGCTTCAAGATCAGAGATTTGGTTTTTGATCTTTCTTGCTTTATCGGTAAGCTGGTTTTCAGATAAACCTTCTTCTTTCAGTTCAAGTTCATTGATCTTATTGATCTTCAGTTTCTCTCTTAAAGTCTTATTGAATTCTGTATTGATTGAAATTTTATCACGCGGAACTTTTCCGATATTGTTCCATGATGTTTTAATCTGTTCTATCTTTTCGATGCTCCCTTCTTCGTTGGAAACCATTTTCAGTTCGTCAAGAAGAGCTTTTTTATTTTTATAATTTTCTTTCCAGTTATCGGTAGAAGTATTGCTTTTTTCTCTGTAGTTGTTAAAGAAAGCATTACATGCATCACGGAATTCATCCCAGATTTTATTGGTCATGCTCTTAGGAACGTGCCCAATTTTTTTCCAGTCTTCCTGGAGTTTTTTAAACAGGGGAACGACAATATCCCATTCTTCATTGTTCATATTGTCTTTGGCCGTTTGAATCAGTTTTAATTTCTCTTCCAGATTGGCTTGTTGGGAGCCTTTTAAAGACTTGTAATAATTGTTTTTTGTTGTATTAAAGCCTCTCAGGGTTGTTTTGAAATCATTCCAGTTCTGGTTGGAAAGTTTTCTTGGAACACTTCCTGTTTTCAGGAAATCGGAACGAAGATCTTCCACTCTTTTAATGGCATTCTGCCAGTAGCTGTGGTTGGGTGTTTCTGAAGGCTCGGAAAGTTTTTTGATCTCAGCAATGATCTGATTTTTCTTTTCAAGATTGGCAGTCTGTTCTTTTTCGATAACAGCAGACAGTTCAGATTTTCTTTCGTGGATTTTATTGGAGATTTCTTTGAATTCTTCCCATGTTTTTTCACGGAACTCTTCTGCCACAGGCTCAGCTTCTTCTTTCCAAAGTTTGTGCAGATACTGAAGCTCATTCAAAGCTTTCTGAATCACCGGCTCGTTTTCCAATTCCTGGGCGCGGGCAATGATATGTTGTCTTTTTTCTAAATTATGGCTGTATTCCTGTTCCAAAAATTCTTTATTTAAATCCAGCATCTGATAAAACTGGTTTAAATGGTGGAAGTAATTGTTGTTGAGTATTTTAAATTCAGATTTTGCAACCTGTCCTGCTTTTGACCATTCTTCTTTGATTTCGCGAATGGATTTAAAGAGGTTGATTCCCGGTTCAGAACTGGTGTACAGGTTTTTAAGTCTCTCAATGATGTTCTGACGGTGTTCAAGGTTCTTTTTCTGTTCCTCTTCCTGTCCTTTTTGAAAGTCATCATGCTTTTCTCTGAAAATATTGATCAAAGCAGAAAGTCTGGACTGTAAAGAGTGCTCGTAACTGAAGTTTTCAGGTGCGTTTCCGGCTTCTACATATTCATGTTTTTTATCTTCCACTTCATCGTGGATGTAATGACTTGCTTTTTCCTTCAGCTGGTTGAATTTTTTAAAGCTTTCACCGGCGTTGGGAGTGTTGATGATTTTTTCCATTTCTTTCAAAGCATCAGCCAGGGAAATGTCAACATCTTCATGTTCTTCCGCATGCTCAGCATCATCTTCATGAGGAGCTACATCATGGGAATCTTTATTTTCCGATGTTTCCTGGGATACTTCGTTAGCATTTTTCTTTTCTTCGTTGTCAGAAAGATTGTTTTCTGTAATCATAGCAAATCTTTTATGTGAGTGGCGTTAATAATATCCTTTGAATATAGCTCTAAAGCCAATTAAAGTACTAATTTATGTTATTTTTTTCAAACATTCCAAATTTCCCAGGCTTTTTCTGCTTGTTGTTCAAGCATATAATAACCGTTGACTGTTTTTGCTCCTTTTTCCGAAGCATTGATGATAAACTGGGTATAATTGGGATTGTAGATTAAATCGATCACCAGATGATCTGAAGAAAGGGCGTCAAAAGGAAAATTCAAGCAATCCTCAACGTTGGGGAATGTTCCCACCGGAGTACACTGAATGATTATTTTGTGCTCCTGAACGGTTTCTTTGTCCAGGTTTTCAAAATTAATTTCTGTACTTCTGGAGATGGTTTGGGATGGAATACCCAGCTTGTCTAAAACATATTTTACAGCCTTTGCAGCACCTCCGTTTCCTAAGATCAATGCTTTGTCATGGGATGGTTTTCTGTGAAGGAGAAGTGTTTTTTCGAAACCGAAGGCATCGGTATTATATCCAGTTTTTTTACCATTCCGGATAAGAACACAATTGACGGCGCCTATTTTTTCTGCTTCATCACTTAATTCATCCAGATAATCCATAATTTTCTCTTTATAGGGAATGGTTACATTGAAACCTACAAGTTCCGGGGAAGCAAGAAGATCTTCTACTTCATTGATCTCGTTCAGGTCGAAAATATCGTAGGAGAAATCTTTAAGCATAAGCTTTTGGAACTTATTTTCGAAGAATTTTTTAGAAAAGGAATAGGAAATATTTCGTCCTATCAACCCTAATTTTTTATTGGAATCCATTGATCAAAAATAAAAAAAAGACCGGATAAATCCGGCCTTTGGTTTGAAATATTTTTTAATAATTAATCGACGATAAATTTCGTAGCTGTATTATCTGTTTTTAAGATATATGTTCCTTTTATTACTCCCGAAGGTTGATTTTATTTGAATTTTTAAAAGGATGGGCAATCGTTTGAATTAATTTTCCTGCAAGATCATAGATCTCAGCTTTTGAAATTTTGCCCAGGTTTTCTCCTTTCACAAACAGCTCATTATTTCTTACCGGGTTAGGGTAGATGGTGAAGTCTGACTTGTTCTTTTGAGTTTCAGAAGTGGCTAATGTACTGTAGCATGTCCAGCTAAGATCATCCAGGGCTACTCTGTTTGAAGTAGACGAATTTGTCAGCTTAATCACAATATTTCCGCTTACGTTTATGTTGTTAATGGTGGTAGTGGTTGCAACATCACTGTAAGGGATGGTTCCTACATTAACATTATTTATCAAAACATTGATATTACCAGCAATTCCTGTAAATTTTAGCTGTGTTGTTAAAGTTAAGCTCTGAATTCCACCTGAAAGTGTTGAGCTTGTTAAATTACCATTTCTGATTGTTATAGCCTTATTGTTGATGGTCTGGTCAACTCTAGCGTCTGTTGCAGTCCATGAAATTCCGTTATTCGTCCAGGTGGCTGTCAGATAAGTGTTTGCAGCACCGGTAATCATTTCAAAATCTTCTGTTCCGCAACTTCCGCCAACCGGGCCATCCAGAGTAGTTGCTGTGGCTGTTGTACTTTGTGGTGAAGAGTTTCCGGCTGCATCTTTTGCGATGATATAGAATGTATATTGGGTAAGCGGAGATAATCCGGTTACGGTTGTAGATGTTGCAGTACCTGAAACAGTCGCTCTTAAAGTACCGTTGGCATAAATCTGATAAGAAGCTACTCCTACGTTATCGGTAGCTGCTGTCCAGCTTAATGCGACAGAGTTTGAAGTAGGGTTGCTGGCAGCCAGATTGGTCGCTGCAGTAGGTGCCTGTGTATCGAGAACCGGAGTTCCCCAGATCTGAGCCACATATTCAGGGTGGTCAATGAAAGGGTTTCTGTTTCCCTGATAGCTATAAGAAGCGTTGTTTCTTGCAATTTCTTCCTGGGATACAGGATCCATGATGTGCCACGCTATATATTGATTAAGGGCCCAAGGCTGCAGACCGGGAAATGTAGTATTGGCAAGCATTCCACCGGAAGTGAAATTAGCAAGCTTATCTTCATATCTTGTAACGAAATAAAGAATCATTCGGGCAATATCTCCTTTAAAAGCATCGATAGGTTCAAATACAGTACCTGAATACCCCTGAGATACGGATGATCCTAATTTTGATCCGTTTTTAGAAGTGAAAGAAGCGCTTCCCACAACACCGTAAGGATAGTTGGATCTCATACCGTTTACTTTCCCATCGGTAGGGCGGATAAAATTAATGTCTGCTACCATTGGAGAAGCACTGCTGAATAAACTCTGAGGAATAACGTGCTCTCTGTTGTAGCACTGCCCTTCAACTGAATATGTCCCACACTGGTTGACTCCTAAAGTGTAGCTGTATTGATCCGCTCCATTTGGATTTTCAGAATAGATATCCAGAATCGTTCCGTCATTTTCATAAAAGTAATCGCGGTCAGTAGTAGCATAGCCGTTCCACAAGCCATTATAACCATGATCTATATGCCCATTAGTAATAATGGTTTTAAGGGCTGTTTTAAGAGCGGCCCCTGTTAGACCTGCTGCAGGGCCATAATATCCTGCCGGAGCCTGTGCCAAAGTGTTGATAAAAATCACACTCAGTAGAAAAAAGGATAAAATTCGTTTCATTTTTTAAAATTGGGGCGTAAAGGTACGAAAAAACGAAAGTGAAAAAGATAGGTTGTATTAAATATATAAACTTAATATATTAATTTTTAGTAATATACTCTTTGCTGATTTTTGAGAAGAACCAGGAGATTGCAATACCAAATAGAGAAGCGGTACATGCGACGATGAAATAATTTTTTCCAACAATCTTTACAGGGAAGGGAAGTACTTCATTGGCTCTGAAGAATTCTGTGTAAAGCTGGAAGTAACATAGTGCTGTACCCAGAATTAATCCTGAGATCACTCCCGAAATGACAATGAGAATTCCGGTATAGAAATACGTTCTCCTTAAATGGCTTAAAGGGAAACCTAATGAGATAAGAGATTTTGCCTGTTCTTTCTTATCCAGCTGAAGGATAATAATAGCTCCCGCAAGATTAAAGGTCGTAATAAAAATAACCAAGGCAAATATTAAATAGATAAATAGTTTTTCCGTATTGATCATCTTCCAGAAGGCTGCATTTTCTTCTTCTTTGGTTTTTATATCAATATTTTTGCCAAGAGCAGAAAGTAAGCTTTGTTTCACAGCATCTGCATTTTCCGGATTTTTAAGTTTAATAACAATCTGGTAAGCTGACTTTTTTGGTAAACTAAGCAGTTCTTCGGTAAGTTCAATAGGGGAAATAATGTAATTGTCCAATTGATCTTTTCCCGGGAAAACACCGGTCACGAGAATATCTCTTTTATTATAAATATCCTCTTCTTTATTAATAATACCGGTTCCCGGCTTAGGCATAAAGATGGTGGCGTAATGGTTGGAAGAATCCACAGGAATGGAAAGCCTGTTGTCCAGACTGTTTTCCATTAATACCTCATTGGAATATTTGAAACTGGGAAAGGTTCCGTAAAAAACGTCCTTATTGATAGGGTTTACTTTGATATAAGCGGAATCTACTCCTCTTAAATAGGCAATGTCTCCTTTCCCGTTGAAGCTGACGTATACTTTTTCTTCAATAACGCGGGAAAAGCTGCTGATCTCTTTATTGCTGAGTAAAATTCTATTGACCTTGTCCAGGTTCTTAATGGTTTTTCCCGAAGTACTTTTTAACGTTAAATCAGCATGAAGGTTGGAAATAAGGTCTTTATTCAGGTCTTCCAGTCCTGAAAAAACTGAAATAATAACGAACATTGCAGTCACAGCAACCGTCATAGCGCCTACCGCCAGCCACGTAATAAACGTAACGGCAGTACTGCCTTTTTTAGCCAAAAGGTATCTGGATGCTATGTAAAATGCAATATTCTTCAAGATCTATAGAACAGGATTGTCGCCTTCGCCTCTTAATTCTCTTTCCAGTTTTTCAACATCATCAAGAGCCGTATCTAAATAAAAGTTAAGCTGTGGAATGATACGCACCTGTTTTGCCATTTTCTGGCCAATGAAATTTCTGTATTGAGGTTTATTTTCCTCGATTTCTTTCATTACGGCAGAACGGAACTCCTGTGGGAAAATGCTTAAATAAATTTTAGCAATACCCAAATCTGCGGTCACTTTTACGTCTGAAACGGATACCAATATGCTCTGCTTGCTATCTGCAGCCTGTTTTCGGAAAAGCTCTGCGAAGTCTTCCTGAATGATCTGTGCTACTTTTCTTTGTCTGTTACTTTCCATAATTTATGCAAATTTAGTACTTTTGTTTGAATTGATACTTTCAAATTAAGCTACAGTATCAAATTTACGATTTAATTATATTTATTAGTATTTATGAAACTAGAACATATCGGTATTGCCGTAAAGTCTTTAGGAGTCTCTGATGAGCTTTTTGCCAAGTTATTAGGAAAAGAATCTTACAAAAAAGAAACGGTAGAAAGGGAAGGGGTAGTGACTTCTTTTTATGAGACCGGAGAAAGTAAAATTGAGCTGTTGGAAGCCAGCAATCCTGAAAGCCCGATCTCAAAATTTATCGAAAAGAAGGCGGAAGGGATCCATCATCTGGCCTTTGGGGTTGAAAATATCCTTGAAGAAGTAAAAAGATTAAAAAATGAAGGATTTCAGTTTATCTCCGAGGAACCGAAAGAAGGTGCTGATAACAAATTAGTTGTATTCCTTCATCCAAAGTCCACAAACGGCGTGCTGGTAGAACTTTGTCAAGAAAAGCAATAAAAAATTTTGTAGTGAAATAAATTTTACTATTTTTGCAAACACAAAATTTAACCAAGTTTTGAGGTCCTATAGCTCAGTTGGTTAGAGCACCTGACTCATAATCAGGTGGTCCCTGGTTCGAGCCCAGGTGGGACCACTTTTTAAATCAAGCACTTACAGAAATGTAGGTGCTTTTTTATTTTTTGACTGCGACAATACTGCAACATTTTATTATTTTTGAGTAATGGAAATTAAAAGTAGCATATTATATCCTTTTAGAGAATTACATACCTATTTAGATATTGGTATTTATAAAGACTTAAAGAGTTTTTATGCTTCTTTTGAAAATAAAGTAATTGGTCATAGAATTAAATCAAAAAATAAGGATACTCATATATTTCAAATTTATAAAGATTCATATTCTGTTGGTGCAAATGACTTTGCTGAATTTTCTTTTGAAAATCATATTAAACGTACTCTTGACAACTTAATATATGAGTCTATAAATATGATTCAGGAGGGAATAAATATATGTTTTATAAACAATAAATCTATATCGAATTATTTGGATAAGATAGAAGAATCTTCTAAATTACTTCTAAACAATAAAAGTATTCAAGAATTTACATTTTTGAATCAACATCTGAAGATCATTGCCTCTGAATTTAAATTTTATAGGAATTCAGAAAGTATTTCCGAAGATAACACTATTTTTAAAGAATCTCCATTTAAAATAAAAGAAAATATCAAACGTTCTTTTTTCTATAAATTATATGATATTTCACAAAGGCACTTTATTATAGATTCTGATTTTTCAAAAGAAGATTTTATTGATGTATTTACAGAAGTAGAAACATCTAAAACTATTAAGTTTATATGTTCCAATTCTCTCATGATTACTTTTCTTGAAGAAATTAGAGAGGCATTCACTAATTTTAAGCCTACTTCAATTGAACAATCACACCGATTTCTCACGAAACAAGGCAAATTTCTCACTATTACTAATTACGATTCTTCAAAACAAAGACTCATAAATGGGAATCCTTTATCTGAGGTAAATAATTTATCAGAGGATATCCAAGATATTTTTGAAGAAATACTATAGTACTCACATTTCCCCTCACAAACTCACTCACACTTTCGGTGTTCCATTTTTGAAGTAAACTAATTTTACATCAGAAATCGATGCAAATTGTGCGCACAAGCAGCATCATAAAATAAAATTAAAATGGAAATAAAATCCGAAAAAAAGATTTTAAGCTTTAAAGAAGCATTAGCGTACTTAGATGTATCACCAAGTTTACTTTACAAATTAACATCCCAGCGAACAATCACGTATTTTAAACCCAATGGCGGTAAAATCTATTTCAAGAAAGCAGATTTAGACTATTGGATGCTTCAAAATGAAAATAAAAGCAAGGAGCTTTTAGAAGAAGAATTATTAACAAAAATTAAAAGTAAAAAACATGAATAGTTGGACGTTGCAATATTTGGTTCATTATGAACAAGATGATAGATATGATATAGGTAAAACGGATGGAGAAGGTTTTAATGCTAGAATTTCAAAGATGATTAAGGGGCTTATCATCACTCGTTTTGGTGATAATCTATTTAATTATGAATTAGAGGGTAAAACATATCGCGGAATTTGTGTTCATTTTTATGATGACATATTTGAAATTACAATCCCTGTATTTAGTAATGAGTTTGATTATAAGTTGGCAGATTTATTATTAGGTTACTTAGCTTTCTATTCAAATGGGTGTATTGAAAATCAGACATTTGAAAAGAAGATAGATTTGCCTTATGATAATGCACTAGAGCATGATAATTATTGTTATTCTGTTATTAAGCAACCTACCCTTAATTCAGGTGAATTAATTCAAAAATATCAAGAAAATGGAACAGCTTAAAATAAACGGCGGAGTGATCAACGAACTGATTAAAGAAGGAGTATATCGTAGGCTTCCTAAAATATTGCAAAATATTACTAATCCATTTACAGGACGTGAAAGAGATATAATATTAACATCATCTATTGGAGTATTAAGTGCTTGTTTACCCAATCTGTATGGGATTTATGATGGAGATAAAATTTATTCCAATCTGTATGTAATGATTATTGCTCCGGCAGCATCAGGTAAAGGAGTGATGAATAAATCAAGGATTTTAATTGATAAAATTCACGATCAGACTTTGAAAAACAGTATTAAAGCAGAAAAAGAATGTAAAGAAAAAAAGAAAGAATCCAAAGAAAAAGATGATGCTCCATGCCCATCAATAGAGATCAAAATAATGCCTGCAAATATTTCCACAGCAGAAATGTATACGTATATGGGAGCCTCTAATTATGGATTGTTGATTATGGAATCGGAGGCAGATACTATGAGTAATATGCTCAATAATGACTGGAGTAATTATTCTGATATATTGAGGAAGTGTTTCCACCACGAGCCTATATCTATAAGTCGAAAAATGGAGAAAATATTTGAAGATATTAAAGAGCCGAAACTGTCTCTGGTGATGAGTGGAACGCCGGAACAATTAAAAACATTGATTAAATCCAAAGAAAACGGTTTGTATTCAAGGTTTATTGTATATACCTTTGATGAAATCAGTCAGTTTAAGAATGTATTTTCGATCAGCACCAGGAACAATAATGCTGTATTTGAAGAAGAAGCGAAAAAAGTATTTAATCTTTATGAAACACTAGTAGGTTTAAAAAAGGGAGAGATAGAATTTAAGCTCACTGAAAATCAGGTAAGAAAATTTCTAAAAGAACTTACTGTTATGCATGGGGTAATAATGGACTTTCATCCCCAATCTTTTATATCCAATCTCAATAGGCATGGACTTATTTTATTCAGAGTAGCAATGATATTAACAGCTTTACGTAATATTAATAATATTTCTGTTGCTGGTAAAAAATTAGTGTGTTCCAATGTGGATTTTATATTGGCATTAGAGATAACAAAGGTTTTTCTAAAACACTCATTGATTACTTATAATACATTCGATGATGGTATATTGTCAGAAAATGATGAAAAATTATTATTTGGACTGCCTTTTCAATTTACCAGAGCCGAAGCTGTTAAGTTAGCAGAAATGCATAATATACCTAAAAGAACGATGGATGATAAGCTCAAACAATGGAAGAAAAAAAACATCATTACTCCCATAAGGCAAGGGCTTTATAGACGAAGCAGAAACTTCATGTAAAGGATGTAAAAGTTGCAATTTCTGCAATTTCAAAAAATTATACTTAAATCAACTGCCCAATTTATCGAACATTCTATTGGGCAGTTATTTCTCTAAAATATTTAAAAGATAAAATAATGAATACAAGTATTAAAATCGTACTTGACAGTAGACCTATGTCTAATAATTTGTACACTGTTTACCTTCGAATCATCAAAGACAGAAAAAGAAAAAATATTGCTTTAGGCTTAAAATGTAGGAAAGAATACTTTGAAAATGAACAGTTCCTGAAAGGGCATCCAGACTAT contains:
- the rbfA gene encoding 30S ribosome-binding factor RbfA is translated as MESNRQRKVAQIIQEDFAELFRKQAADSKQSILVSVSDVKVTADLGIAKIYLSIFPQEFRSAVMKEIEENKPQYRNFIGQKMAKQVRIIPQLNFYLDTALDDVEKLERELRGEGDNPVL
- the mce gene encoding methylmalonyl-CoA epimerase, which encodes MKLEHIGIAVKSLGVSDELFAKLLGKESYKKETVEREGVVTSFYETGESKIELLEASNPESPISKFIEKKAEGIHHLAFGVENILEEVKRLKNEGFQFISEEPKEGADNKLVVFLHPKSTNGVLVELCQEKQ
- a CDS encoding helix-turn-helix domain-containing protein; translation: MEIKSEKKILSFKEALAYLDVSPSLLYKLTSQRTITYFKPNGGKIYFKKADLDYWMLQNENKSKELLEEELLTKIKSKKHE
- a CDS encoding DUF3987 domain-containing protein; translation: MEQLKINGGVINELIKEGVYRRLPKILQNITNPFTGRERDIILTSSIGVLSACLPNLYGIYDGDKIYSNLYVMIIAPAASGKGVMNKSRILIDKIHDQTLKNSIKAEKECKEKKKESKEKDDAPCPSIEIKIMPANISTAEMYTYMGASNYGLLIMESEADTMSNMLNNDWSNYSDILRKCFHHEPISISRKMEKIFEDIKEPKLSLVMSGTPEQLKTLIKSKENGLYSRFIVYTFDEISQFKNVFSISTRNNNAVFEEEAKKVFNLYETLVGLKKGEIEFKLTENQVRKFLKELTVMHGVIMDFHPQSFISNLNRHGLILFRVAMILTALRNINNISVAGKKLVCSNVDFILALEITKVFLKHSLITYNTFDDGILSENDEKLLFGLPFQFTRAEAVKLAEMHNIPKRTMDDKLKQWKKKNIITPIRQGLYRRSRNFM